The following proteins come from a genomic window of Peptoniphilus equinus:
- a CDS encoding TrkH family potassium uptake protein: MNIKFVLKILGIIAIIEGVFLLPPTIYAYVMDDGAFKAFVITEALAFGIGCALNLIFEGREHISPKDGMAVVTFGWVLASAIGALPLYLSEWVPTYIDAFFEIVSGFTTTGASVIPNIEEVAKSVVLWRSMTHWIGGMGILVFTLSLLPRLGVGGFQMFKAESPGPVVGKIDPKMSDTAKRLYSIYIVITLVLFGLLCLGGMSVFDSIIHTLGVVGTGGFSSKVASAGHFSGSYIPIVMSIFMIICGTNFTMHYYFYKGKFRQIIKDEELRLFYGIIFAAVGLIAIDLFRSGVTPFKSFVDALFQVTSIASTSGFATVDYDLWPNFSKFILLMLFLFGSCAGSTAGGLKIIRVLIMGKIMNREVKKVIHPKAMIPIKVNGKIINDEVTLGVAAFFGMYFAIAFLATLAVTFTGLDILSSFSSVVTMLSNVGPGFNLVGPTDNFAFFAPGYKVMFSALMLLGRLEFFTMIALLAPKSIIKGA, translated from the coding sequence ATGAATATAAAGTTCGTATTAAAGATCTTGGGGATCATTGCGATCATTGAAGGTGTGTTTCTCCTTCCACCCACCATCTATGCCTATGTGATGGACGATGGGGCCTTCAAGGCCTTTGTCATCACCGAGGCGCTTGCCTTTGGGATAGGCTGCGCTTTAAATTTAATCTTTGAGGGACGGGAGCACATCAGTCCGAAAGACGGCATGGCAGTGGTGACCTTCGGATGGGTCCTTGCCTCGGCCATCGGTGCACTGCCGCTGTATCTGTCCGAGTGGGTGCCTACCTACATTGATGCTTTTTTCGAAATCGTCTCCGGCTTTACCACCACCGGCGCTTCGGTGATTCCTAACATTGAGGAAGTTGCAAAAAGTGTGGTGCTTTGGCGATCCATGACGCACTGGATTGGCGGAATGGGAATTTTGGTCTTTACACTTTCCCTATTGCCTCGGCTCGGAGTGGGCGGTTTTCAAATGTTTAAGGCTGAGTCGCCCGGACCGGTCGTTGGGAAAATCGATCCGAAGATGAGTGACACGGCGAAGCGTCTGTACTCCATTTATATTGTTATCACTTTGGTGCTCTTTGGTCTGTTGTGCCTTGGCGGCATGAGTGTCTTTGATTCCATCATCCACACCTTAGGGGTGGTGGGAACAGGCGGCTTTTCGTCCAAGGTTGCGTCGGCGGGTCACTTCAGCGGCAGTTACATTCCCATTGTCATGAGTATTTTTATGATTATTTGCGGGACGAACTTTACCATGCACTACTATTTTTACAAAGGGAAGTTCCGTCAGATCATTAAAGACGAAGAGCTGCGGCTTTTTTATGGGATTATCTTTGCTGCTGTGGGACTGATTGCCATAGATCTTTTTCGAAGCGGCGTCACACCGTTTAAGAGCTTTGTCGACGCACTCTTTCAGGTCACTTCCATCGCCTCCACCTCCGGCTTTGCGACTGTGGACTACGATTTGTGGCCCAATTTTTCGAAATTTATTCTGTTGATGCTCTTCCTGTTCGGATCCTGCGCCGGCTCTACAGCCGGAGGACTGAAGATTATTCGTGTGCTTATCATGGGAAAAATTATGAATCGGGAAGTGAAAAAAGTCATTCACCCGAAGGCCATGATTCCCATCAAGGTCAACGGCAAAATTATCAATGACGAAGTCACCTTAGGGGTAGCGGCATTTTTCGGGATGTATTTTGCCATTGCGTTTTTGGCCACCTTGGCTGTGACATTTACGGGGTTGGATATTCTCTCGTCTTTCTCCTCTGTGGTCACCATGCTGTCCAATGTGGGGCCGGGGTTTAATTTGGTGGGGCCGACGGATAACTTTGCGTTTTTTGCCCCGGGCTATAAGGTCATGTTCTCCGCGCTTATGCTCTTAGGGCGATTGGAGTTTTTCACCATGATTGCGCTGCTGGCGCCGAAGAGCATTATCAAAGGAGCATAA
- a CDS encoding TrkA C-terminal domain-containing protein: MKRYLIVGYSAVAAKVIPELVVDGDVTVLDRSERKLNTVMISSRLHAVSGNILHEDVIREIKDGSYDYILALTDSDRTNMLLCKALKTAATTTVALVHDMDTYQALRTLHQEMGIDKMVGSLNDVAQAVCHLVSDNLNYQSETFGLGKIEVTGHRVLARDGFDGKAIQTIDELKTLLVVGVTQGGELVIPGGDHVVHAGDYLYLMGLKRDILSFKNNHFHLSSKGPEDLLIVGSDHLATRMATFFENYHVNVVDDGEGVLELRHRYDHVFAKKTLLKGGEFLKSYPKDTVLLLTPLDEQNILLGLVAKTLGYKKVIVKVSDESYYTIVDGMQFTSVVNAEDIIAKRLVQSIHAERNVSVYMAFNGQAQVMEFQLPDHSWLEGRRLKDVGVPEGILIGGIIRRDKTAVIPRGGTGFEAKDTLIVFYSVEAQQTLHDFITGKGQS; encoded by the coding sequence ATGAAGCGGTATTTAATTGTAGGGTACAGTGCCGTTGCGGCGAAAGTTATACCTGAGCTTGTGGTGGACGGGGATGTGACCGTTCTTGATCGCAGTGAACGAAAACTGAACACAGTGATGATCTCCTCCCGCCTGCACGCCGTATCCGGCAATATCTTACACGAGGATGTGATCCGAGAGATCAAGGATGGCAGCTATGACTACATTCTTGCCCTCACGGACTCCGATCGCACCAATATGCTCTTGTGTAAAGCATTAAAGACGGCGGCGACGACCACGGTAGCCCTCGTCCACGACATGGACACCTATCAGGCGCTTCGCACGCTCCATCAGGAGATGGGTATTGACAAGATGGTCGGGAGTCTCAACGATGTGGCTCAGGCGGTGTGTCACCTGGTATCGGACAATTTAAACTACCAGTCGGAGACCTTCGGACTGGGCAAGATTGAAGTGACCGGACACCGAGTGCTGGCTCGAGACGGCTTTGACGGCAAAGCCATTCAGACCATTGATGAGTTGAAGACGCTTCTCGTCGTCGGAGTGACTCAAGGTGGCGAGTTGGTTATTCCCGGCGGCGACCATGTGGTTCACGCGGGAGATTACTTATATCTTATGGGGTTGAAGCGGGATATTTTAAGCTTTAAAAACAACCACTTTCACCTGAGCAGCAAAGGGCCTGAGGATCTGCTCATCGTGGGCTCGGATCATCTGGCGACACGGATGGCGACCTTTTTTGAGAACTATCATGTCAATGTTGTTGATGACGGTGAGGGTGTTTTGGAGCTCAGACACCGCTACGACCATGTCTTTGCCAAAAAGACGCTGTTAAAAGGCGGCGAATTTTTAAAAAGTTATCCTAAAGACACGGTGCTCCTCCTTACGCCTTTGGATGAGCAGAATATTCTTCTCGGCCTTGTGGCAAAGACCTTAGGGTATAAAAAGGTGATCGTCAAAGTTTCTGACGAGAGCTATTACACCATTGTGGACGGTATGCAGTTTACCTCGGTGGTGAACGCTGAGGATATCATCGCCAAAAGACTGGTTCAAAGCATTCATGCCGAGCGCAATGTCTCGGTCTACATGGCATTTAACGGACAGGCTCAAGTGATGGAGTTCCAACTGCCGGACCATTCATGGTTGGAAGGGCGCAGGCTGAAAGATGTGGGTGTGCCGGAAGGGATTCTTATCGGCGGTATCATTCGCCGTGACAAGACGGCGGTGATTCCTCGAGGGGGCACCGGGTTTGAAGCGAAGGATACTCTTATTGTGTTCTATTCCGTCGAGGCGCAGCAAACCTTACACGACTTTATTACAGGGAAGGGGCAGTCATGA
- a CDS encoding uracil-DNA glycosylase yields MKVFHNSWDDLLKEEFQKDYYKNLRELLVDEYRHYTIFPPARQLFYAFDLTPYEDVRCVILGQDPYHNIGQAEGLAFSVKQGVRVPPSLQNIYKELEADLGITPPHHGSLIDWAKSGVLLLNTTLSVRAHEPMSHAKIGWELFTDAVIRLIDRKADPVVFILWGAHAGTKAALIKNPKHLIIKSPHPSPLSAHRGFFGSKPFSRTNDFLVQSGQAPIDWRIYDNQ; encoded by the coding sequence ATGAAAGTATTCCACAACAGCTGGGACGACTTGTTAAAAGAAGAATTTCAAAAGGATTACTACAAGAATCTGCGTGAGCTTTTGGTGGATGAGTATCGCCATTACACCATCTTTCCTCCGGCCCGGCAGCTTTTCTACGCGTTTGATCTCACGCCTTACGAAGACGTGCGGTGTGTTATCTTAGGTCAGGACCCTTACCACAATATCGGTCAGGCCGAGGGACTGGCTTTTTCGGTGAAACAAGGCGTGCGTGTGCCGCCGTCGCTGCAAAATATTTATAAAGAGCTGGAAGCTGATCTGGGGATTACGCCGCCGCATCACGGCAGTCTCATTGACTGGGCGAAGTCCGGCGTGCTGCTTTTAAATACCACGTTAAGCGTGCGCGCCCACGAACCCATGAGCCATGCCAAGATTGGTTGGGAGCTCTTTACGGATGCGGTGATTCGCCTTATTGATCGCAAGGCGGATCCGGTGGTGTTTATTCTCTGGGGTGCCCATGCCGGGACCAAAGCGGCTCTTATCAAAAATCCGAAGCACTTGATTATCAAGAGTCCCCATCCCAGCCCTCTTTCGGCACACCGGGGATTTTTCGGTTCCAAGCCTTTTTCAAGAACTAACGATTTCTTGGTCCAAAGCGGCCAAGCACCTATAGACTGGAGGATTTATGATAACCAATAG